The following proteins are encoded in a genomic region of Pseudomonas saponiphila:
- a CDS encoding NAD(P)/FAD-dependent oxidoreductase encodes MTVPIAIIGTGIAGLSAAQALRDAGHSIQLFDKSRGSGGRMSSKRSDAGSLDLGAQYFTARDRRFVTEVQRWQAKGWVAEWAPQLYNSHGGQLSPSPDEQTRWVGTPRMSAITRALIGDVEVHFACRITEVFRGEQHWHLQDAEGFTHGPFSHVVIATPAPQATALLAAAPKLAGVAAGVKMDPTWAVALAFDTPLETPMEGCFVQDSPLDWLARNRSKPGRDSHLDTWILHATSTWSRQHIDLSKEAVTEQLHGAFAELLHSVMPAPTFSLAHRWLYARPATSHEWGALADADLGLYACGDWCLSGRVEGAWLSGQEAARRLHESLQ; translated from the coding sequence ATGACAGTACCCATCGCAATCATTGGTACCGGCATCGCCGGACTCTCTGCCGCCCAGGCACTGCGAGATGCCGGGCACAGCATCCAACTCTTCGACAAAAGCCGCGGCAGCGGTGGGCGCATGTCGAGCAAACGCAGCGATGCCGGCAGCCTGGATCTGGGAGCCCAGTACTTTACCGCCCGCGACCGTCGTTTCGTCACCGAAGTCCAGCGCTGGCAAGCCAAGGGCTGGGTCGCCGAATGGGCACCGCAACTCTACAACTCCCACGGCGGCCAGCTCAGCCCCTCCCCCGACGAGCAGACCCGCTGGGTGGGCACACCACGCATGAGCGCCATCACCCGCGCCCTGATCGGCGATGTCGAAGTGCACTTCGCCTGCCGCATCACCGAGGTCTTCCGTGGCGAACAACACTGGCACCTGCAAGACGCCGAAGGCTTTACCCATGGCCCCTTCAGCCATGTGGTGATTGCCACGCCGGCGCCGCAAGCCACCGCTTTGCTGGCTGCCGCGCCGAAGCTCGCCGGGGTGGCCGCCGGGGTGAAAATGGACCCGACCTGGGCCGTGGCCCTGGCTTTCGATACCCCCCTGGAAACCCCGATGGAAGGCTGCTTCGTCCAGGACAGCCCGCTGGACTGGCTGGCCCGCAACCGCAGCAAGCCTGGACGCGATAGCCACCTCGACACCTGGATCCTGCATGCCACCAGCACCTGGAGCCGGCAGCACATCGACCTCTCCAAGGAGGCCGTGACCGAACAATTGCACGGGGCCTTCGCCGAGCTGCTGCACAGCGTCATGCCCGCCCCGACCTTCAGCCTGGCCCATCGCTGGCTCTATGCCCGCCCGGCCACCAGCCATGAATGGGGCGCCCTGGCCGACGCCGACCTGGGGCTGTATGCCTGCGGCGACTGGTGCCTATCCGGTCGGGTCGAAGGCGCCTGGCTCAGTGGCCAGGAGGCCGCGCGCCGGCTGCACGAGAGCCTGCAGTGA
- a CDS encoding uracil-xanthine permease family protein translates to MQDEFNDPLWRQVLSGAQMLFVAFGALVLMPLITGLDPNVALFTAGLGTLLFQLVTGRQVPVFLASSFAFITPIILAKGQFGLAATMGGVMAAGFVYTFLGLAVKIKGTGFIDRLLPPVVIGPVIISIGLAMAPIAANMAMGKAGDGSELIHYQTAMMISMPALLTTLIVAVFGKGIFRLVPIISGVLVGFALSFYFGVVDTAKIAAAPWLALPHFTAPEFNWQAILFIVPVALAPAIEHIGGVIAVGSVTGRDYLKKPGLHRTLFGDGIATTAAGLFGGPPNTTYAEVTGAVMLTKNYNPKIMTWAAVFAISLAFIGKFGALLQSIPVPVMGGILCLLFGSIAAVGMNTLIRHKIDLGEARNLVIVSVTLVFGIGGVLVGTGTGPDDFGLKGIALCAIVAIALNLVLPGNDSWKNKKADEPLI, encoded by the coding sequence ATGCAGGATGAGTTCAACGATCCGCTCTGGCGCCAGGTGCTGTCTGGTGCGCAGATGCTTTTCGTGGCCTTTGGCGCCCTGGTGTTGATGCCGCTGATTACCGGTCTTGACCCGAACGTGGCGCTGTTCACGGCGGGTCTCGGAACTCTGTTGTTCCAACTGGTAACCGGGCGCCAGGTGCCGGTATTCCTGGCGTCGAGCTTTGCCTTCATCACCCCGATCATTCTTGCCAAGGGCCAGTTCGGCCTGGCGGCGACCATGGGCGGCGTGATGGCGGCCGGCTTCGTCTACACCTTTCTCGGCCTGGCAGTGAAGATCAAGGGCACAGGTTTCATCGATCGCCTGCTGCCACCGGTGGTCATTGGTCCGGTGATCATCTCCATCGGCCTGGCCATGGCCCCCATCGCCGCCAACATGGCCATGGGCAAGGCCGGTGACGGTAGCGAGCTGATCCATTACCAGACGGCCATGATGATCTCCATGCCGGCGCTGCTCACCACGCTGATCGTGGCGGTGTTCGGCAAGGGCATCTTCCGTCTGGTGCCGATCATTTCCGGGGTATTGGTGGGCTTTGCCCTGTCCTTCTACTTCGGCGTGGTGGACACCGCGAAGATCGCCGCCGCGCCCTGGCTGGCACTGCCACACTTCACCGCACCGGAGTTCAACTGGCAGGCGATCCTGTTCATTGTTCCTGTGGCCCTGGCTCCGGCCATCGAACACATCGGCGGGGTGATTGCCGTGGGCAGTGTCACCGGTCGCGACTACCTGAAGAAGCCCGGCCTGCATCGCACCCTGTTCGGTGACGGCATCGCCACCACCGCAGCCGGCCTGTTCGGCGGCCCGCCCAACACCACCTACGCCGAAGTCACTGGCGCAGTGATGCTGACCAAGAACTACAACCCGAAAATCATGACCTGGGCGGCGGTCTTCGCCATCTCCCTGGCCTTTATCGGCAAGTTCGGCGCCCTGCTGCAAAGCATTCCAGTGCCCGTGATGGGCGGGATTCTCTGCCTGCTGTTCGGGTCGATTGCCGCGGTGGGCATGAACACCCTGATCCGCCACAAGATCGATCTGGGCGAAGCCCGCAACCTGGTGATCGTCTCGGTGACCCTGGTGTTCGGGATTGGCGGCGTGCTGGTGGGAACCGGCACCGGTCCGGACGACTTCGGCCTCAAGGGCATCGCCCTGTGCGCCATCGTCGCCATCGCGCTGAACCTGGTACTGCCGGGTAATGACAGCTGGAAGAACAAGAAGGCCGACGAGCCTTTGATCTAA
- the phrB gene encoding deoxyribodipyrimidine photo-lyase, translated as MQLIWLRSDLRLHDNTALCAATQRGPTVAVYLLSPEQWQAHDDAPCKVDFWLRNLQPLSKALGRLNIPLLIRSAATWDQAPQVLLELCRQLQVRMLHFNQEYGIHESRRDAAVTRVLEEADISVQGHLDQLLFQPGSVLTKSGGYFQVFSQFRKVCYSRLHSALPALIASPKAQLPLSIQADPVPRHIDGFPLPSQSLRDLWPAGEDEALGRLERFTDEQINYYQNERDFPAKPGTSQLSPYLAAGVISPRQCLHAALRCNQGEFESGNPGAVTWINELLWREFYKHILVGYPRVSRHRAFRPETEAVAWRDAPEDLAAWQEGRTGLPLIDAAMRQLLETGWMHNRLRMVVAMFLTKNLLIDWREGERFFMRHLIDGDLAANNGGWQWSSSTGTDAAPYFRIFNPISQSERFDPEGRFIKHWLPQLAGLNKRDIHNPGAMGGLFAVAGYPATMVDLSMSRDRALAAFKALPARPDVGDAP; from the coding sequence ATGCAATTGATCTGGCTGCGCAGCGACCTGCGCCTACATGACAACACCGCCCTCTGCGCCGCCACCCAGCGTGGCCCCACCGTGGCGGTGTACCTGCTGAGCCCGGAGCAGTGGCAGGCCCACGACGATGCGCCGTGCAAGGTCGACTTCTGGCTGCGCAATCTGCAGCCGTTGAGCAAGGCCTTGGGCCGCCTGAACATCCCCCTGCTGATCCGTAGCGCCGCGACCTGGGACCAGGCGCCCCAGGTCCTGCTGGAACTGTGCCGGCAACTGCAGGTCCGCATGCTGCACTTCAACCAGGAATACGGGATCCACGAGAGCCGTCGCGATGCCGCGGTGACCCGGGTTCTGGAAGAGGCCGACATCAGCGTCCAGGGCCATCTCGATCAACTGCTGTTCCAGCCCGGCAGCGTGCTGACCAAGAGCGGCGGCTACTTCCAGGTTTTCAGCCAGTTCCGCAAGGTCTGCTACAGCCGCCTGCACAGCGCACTGCCGGCGCTGATCGCCAGCCCCAAGGCGCAATTGCCGCTGTCGATCCAGGCCGATCCCGTGCCCCGCCATATCGACGGCTTCCCGCTGCCCAGCCAATCACTGCGCGACCTCTGGCCGGCCGGTGAAGATGAAGCCCTGGGCCGTCTGGAACGGTTCACCGACGAGCAAATCAACTACTACCAGAACGAACGCGACTTCCCGGCCAAGCCCGGCACCAGCCAGCTTTCGCCCTACCTCGCCGCCGGAGTGATCTCGCCGCGGCAATGCCTGCACGCCGCCTTGCGCTGCAATCAGGGAGAGTTCGAGAGCGGCAATCCCGGCGCCGTCACCTGGATCAACGAACTGCTGTGGCGCGAGTTCTACAAACACATCCTGGTGGGTTACCCACGGGTTTCCCGGCACCGCGCCTTCCGCCCGGAAACCGAAGCGGTGGCCTGGCGCGATGCCCCCGAAGACCTGGCGGCCTGGCAAGAAGGCCGCACCGGCCTGCCGCTCATCGACGCCGCCATGCGCCAACTGCTGGAAACCGGCTGGATGCACAACCGCCTGCGAATGGTGGTGGCGATGTTCCTGACCAAGAACCTGCTGATCGACTGGCGTGAGGGCGAGCGTTTCTTCATGCGCCACCTGATCGATGGCGACCTGGCAGCAAACAATGGCGGCTGGCAGTGGAGTTCCTCCACCGGCACCGACGCCGCACCGTACTTCCGCATCTTCAACCCGATCAGCCAATCGGAACGCTTCGACCCCGAGGGGCGCTTCATCAAGCACTGGCTGCCGCAACTGGCGGGGTTGAACAAAAGGGATATCCACAACCCCGGCGCCATGGGCGGCCTGTTCGCGGTCGCCGGCTATCCGGCGACCATGGTCGACCTGTCGATGTCACGAGATCGCGCCTTGGCTGCCTTCAAGGCCCTGCCGGCGCGGCCGGACGTGGGAGATGCCCCATGA
- a CDS encoding TIGR01777 family oxidoreductase yields MHILLTGGTGLIGRALCRYWQAQGHQLSVWTRHPEKVAALCGPQVRAIRTLQELDQAPLDAVINLAGAPIADRPWTHKRKALLWGSRIALTETLLAWLESRQSKPKVLVSGSAVGWYGDAGERELSEDSPPVNEDFASQLCIAWEETAQRAEAMGVRVVLVRTGLVLSAEGGFLSRLLLPFKLGLGGPIGSGRQWMPWIHIDDQIALIDFLVHQDEARGPYNACAPKPVRNREFAKSLGRVLHRPALMPLPGFVLRLALGELSLLLLGGQRAVPARLLEAGFTFQFTDLSAALDDIASRL; encoded by the coding sequence ATGCATATATTGCTGACCGGCGGTACTGGTTTGATCGGGCGTGCGCTGTGTCGTTACTGGCAGGCCCAGGGTCACCAATTGAGTGTATGGACGCGCCATCCCGAAAAAGTGGCCGCTTTGTGCGGCCCCCAAGTGCGGGCCATCAGAACTTTGCAAGAGCTGGACCAGGCGCCGCTGGATGCGGTGATCAACCTGGCCGGAGCCCCGATCGCCGATCGGCCCTGGACCCACAAGCGCAAGGCGCTGCTGTGGGGCAGCCGTATTGCCCTCACCGAAACCCTGCTGGCCTGGCTCGAAAGTCGCCAGAGCAAGCCCAAGGTTCTGGTTTCGGGGTCGGCGGTTGGCTGGTACGGCGACGCAGGGGAGCGGGAACTGAGTGAGGATTCGCCACCGGTCAATGAAGACTTTGCCAGCCAGCTGTGCATCGCCTGGGAAGAAACGGCCCAGCGTGCCGAAGCCATGGGGGTGCGTGTGGTGCTGGTGCGCACCGGTTTGGTGCTGTCTGCCGAGGGCGGCTTTTTGTCGCGCTTGCTGCTGCCATTCAAGCTGGGACTAGGCGGCCCTATCGGTAGCGGTCGGCAGTGGATGCCGTGGATTCATATCGACGACCAAATTGCCCTGATTGATTTTCTTGTGCATCAGGATGAGGCACGGGGTCCTTATAATGCCTGCGCGCCGAAGCCGGTGCGCAACCGCGAATTCGCCAAGAGCCTGGGGCGGGTGCTGCACCGGCCGGCGCTGATGCCGCTGCCGGGCTTTGTCTTGCGCCTGGCCCTGGGTGAGTTGTCGTTGCTGTTGCTGGGCGGCCAGCGTGCCGTTCCCGCGCGTTTGCTGGAGGCGGGATTCACTTTCCAGTTCACTGATTTGTCCGCGGCCCTGGACGATATTGCCAGCCGCCTTTGA
- the upp gene encoding uracil phosphoribosyltransferase, producing the protein MPIREIRHPLIRHKLGLMRRADISTKNFRELAQEVGALLTYEATKDLPLESYEIPGWCGPVQVEKIAGKKITVVPILRAGIGMLEGVLSLIPGAKVSAVGVARNEETLQAHTYLEKLVPEIDERLAMIIDPMLATGSSMVATIDLLKKAGCRDIRAMVLVAAPEGIAAVEQAHPDVTIYTASIDQKLNEHGYIIPGLGDAGDKIFGTKQKDS; encoded by the coding sequence ATGCCCATCCGTGAGATCCGCCATCCGCTGATCCGACACAAACTTGGCCTTATGCGCCGCGCAGACATTAGCACGAAGAACTTTCGCGAGCTCGCTCAGGAAGTCGGTGCCCTGTTGACGTACGAAGCCACCAAAGACCTGCCCCTGGAAAGCTATGAAATCCCGGGCTGGTGCGGCCCGGTCCAGGTCGAAAAGATCGCCGGCAAGAAGATTACCGTGGTGCCGATCCTGCGCGCCGGTATCGGCATGCTCGAAGGCGTGCTGAGCCTGATCCCGGGCGCCAAGGTCAGCGCCGTGGGCGTGGCCCGCAACGAGGAAACCCTGCAGGCCCATACCTACCTGGAAAAACTGGTACCGGAGATCGACGAGCGCCTGGCGATGATCATCGACCCGATGCTGGCCACCGGCAGCTCCATGGTCGCCACCATCGACCTGCTGAAAAAAGCCGGCTGCCGCGACATCCGCGCCATGGTCCTGGTGGCCGCTCCCGAAGGCATCGCCGCCGTGGAACAGGCGCACCCTGACGTGACCATCTACACCGCGTCCATCGATCAGAAGCTCAACGAACATGGCTACATCATTCCTGGCCTGGGTGATGCCGGTGACAAGATCTTCGGCACCAAGCAGAAGGACTCCTGA
- a CDS encoding hypoxanthine-guanine phosphoribosyltransferase: MSADLEHIRQIMREADCLYTEAEVEAAIARVGAQITEELAERNPVVFCVMNGGLIFAGKLLTHLQFPLEASYLHATRYRNETSGGELFWKSKPEVSFIDRDVLIIDDILDEGHTLGAIIDFCKHAGARAVHTAVLIDKEHDRKARPDLKADYMGLPCVDRYVFGYGMDYKGYWRNAAGIYAVKGM, translated from the coding sequence ATGTCCGCTGATCTCGAGCATATCCGTCAAATCATGCGCGAGGCTGACTGCCTGTACACCGAAGCTGAAGTCGAGGCGGCCATCGCCCGTGTCGGTGCACAAATCACTGAAGAACTGGCTGAGCGCAATCCGGTGGTGTTCTGCGTCATGAATGGTGGCCTGATCTTCGCAGGCAAACTGCTGACTCACCTGCAGTTCCCCCTGGAAGCCTCCTACCTGCACGCCACCCGTTATCGCAACGAAACCAGCGGTGGCGAGCTGTTCTGGAAGTCCAAGCCGGAAGTCTCCTTTATTGACCGCGACGTGCTGATCATCGATGACATCCTCGATGAAGGTCACACCCTGGGCGCGATCATCGACTTCTGCAAACACGCCGGTGCCCGCGCCGTGCACACGGCGGTGCTGATCGACAAGGAACACGATCGCAAGGCCCGTCCGGACCTCAAGGCCGACTACATGGGCCTGCCTTGCGTCGACCGTTACGTCTTCGGCTACGGTATGGACTACAAGGGCTACTGGCGCAACGCCGCCGGCATCTATGCCGTGAAAGGGATGTAA
- the hemH gene encoding ferrochelatase, which yields MTDHALLLVNLGSPASTSVADVRRYLNQFLMDPYVIDLPWPVRRLLVSLILIKRPEQSAHAYASIWWEDGSPLVVLSRRLQQVMSEQWKQGPVELAMRYGEPSIESALLKLVAQGQKKITLAPLYPQFADSTVTTVIEEARRVVRERKLDVQFSVLQPFYDQPEYIEALAASARPYLAQEHDHLLLSFHGLPERHLTKLDPTGQHCFKDADCCRNASPAVLATCYRAQCLRTASALAEHLGLADGTWSVSFQSRLGRAKWIEPYTETRLDELAKQGVKKLMVMCPAFVADCIETLEEIGDRGREQFREAGGEDLLLIPCLNDDPQWAQALNTLCARAPLAL from the coding sequence ATGACCGATCACGCGTTGCTCCTGGTCAATCTCGGTTCGCCGGCCTCCACTTCGGTGGCAGATGTGCGCCGCTACCTCAACCAGTTCCTCATGGACCCCTATGTCATCGACCTGCCCTGGCCGGTGCGGCGGTTATTGGTGTCGCTGATCCTGATCAAGCGCCCGGAGCAGTCGGCCCATGCCTACGCCTCGATCTGGTGGGAAGACGGTTCGCCGCTGGTGGTGCTCAGTCGCCGCTTGCAGCAGGTGATGAGCGAGCAGTGGAAGCAGGGTCCGGTAGAGCTGGCGATGCGTTACGGCGAACCTTCGATCGAGTCGGCGCTGCTCAAGCTGGTGGCCCAGGGACAGAAGAAAATCACCCTGGCCCCGCTTTATCCACAGTTCGCCGACAGCACCGTGACCACGGTGATCGAAGAGGCCCGGCGCGTGGTGCGCGAGCGCAAGCTGGATGTGCAGTTCAGCGTGCTGCAGCCGTTCTACGATCAGCCCGAGTACATCGAGGCCCTGGCGGCCAGTGCCAGACCTTACCTGGCCCAGGAGCATGATCATCTGCTGCTGAGCTTCCACGGTCTGCCGGAGCGGCACCTGACCAAGCTCGACCCTACCGGTCAGCATTGCTTCAAGGATGCCGACTGTTGTCGCAACGCTTCTCCCGCGGTGCTGGCCACCTGTTACCGCGCCCAGTGCCTGCGAACGGCATCGGCCCTGGCCGAGCACCTGGGGCTGGCGGATGGCACATGGTCGGTGTCGTTCCAGTCGCGCTTGGGCCGGGCCAAGTGGATCGAGCCCTACACCGAGACGCGCCTTGATGAACTGGCCAAGCAGGGCGTGAAGAAGCTCATGGTCATGTGTCCTGCGTTTGTCGCCGATTGCATCGAGACTCTGGAGGAGATCGGTGATCGCGGGCGCGAGCAGTTCCGTGAGGCGGGGGGCGAGGATCTGCTGTTGATCCCGTGCCTGAATGACGACCCGCAATGGGCGCAGGCCTTGAACACCTTGTGCGCGCGGGCGCCGTTGGCGTTGTAA
- a CDS encoding YbgA family protein, with amino-acid sequence MSAKPKIAISACLMGVEVRYNGGHKESRLCSRVLSEHFDFVPLCPEVAIGMGTPREPIRLVGDPEQPRAVGTVDPSLDVTQPLVEYGQRMAAEVDDICGYIFMQNSPSCGLERVKVYQANGIPHRNGGRGIYAQAFCQKHPDLPVEEAGRLNDPVLRENFLTRVYVYRDWQALLKQGLTRRALTDFHSRCKYLLMAHHPVQYKTLGNLLGSMGKSDPNLIGPRYFSELMTALSKCATRGTHSNVLLHLSGYLKQAISSADKQEVQHVIGQYRHGIVPLVVPLTLLKHHFRQHPDPYIAQQLYLQPHPENLSLRNAI; translated from the coding sequence ATGTCCGCCAAGCCGAAAATTGCCATTAGCGCCTGCCTGATGGGCGTAGAAGTCCGCTACAACGGAGGACACAAAGAGTCCCGCCTGTGCAGTCGAGTCCTCAGCGAACACTTCGATTTCGTGCCCCTGTGCCCGGAAGTCGCCATCGGCATGGGCACCCCCCGCGAACCCATCCGACTGGTCGGCGACCCCGAGCAGCCAAGGGCCGTAGGCACCGTGGACCCCAGCCTGGACGTCACCCAGCCCCTGGTCGAATACGGCCAACGCATGGCCGCCGAGGTCGATGACATCTGCGGCTACATCTTCATGCAGAACTCGCCGTCCTGCGGCCTGGAGCGGGTCAAGGTGTACCAGGCCAACGGCATTCCCCACCGCAACGGCGGTCGCGGTATCTATGCCCAGGCGTTCTGCCAGAAACATCCCGATCTGCCAGTGGAAGAAGCCGGGCGCCTGAACGATCCGGTGCTGCGGGAAAACTTCCTGACTCGGGTCTACGTCTATCGCGACTGGCAGGCGCTGCTCAAGCAAGGCCTGACTCGCCGCGCCCTCACCGACTTCCACTCGCGCTGCAAATACCTGCTGATGGCCCACCATCCGGTGCAGTACAAGACCCTGGGCAATCTGCTGGGCAGCATGGGCAAGAGCGATCCGAATCTGATCGGTCCGCGCTACTTCAGCGAGCTGATGACGGCGCTGAGCAAATGCGCGACCCGCGGCACCCACAGCAATGTGCTGCTGCACCTGAGCGGCTACCTCAAGCAGGCCATCAGCAGCGCGGACAAACAGGAAGTGCAACATGTCATTGGTCAGTATCGTCACGGCATCGTGCCGCTGGTGGTGCCCCTGACCCTGCTCAAGCACCACTTCCGCCAGCACCCCGATCCCTACATTGCCCAGCAGCTGTACCTGCAGCCGCACCCGGAAAACCTCAGCCTGCGCAACGCGATCTGA
- a CDS encoding PA4642 family protein, which yields MRKDKKQVIGDEISDEQIKLFLDFEPVDATSPSLHKLIKAYRGLRIDDFERFLVFFLAAGLDLDGKDEHGQTFVDLIKDQRNAADYIELINNARG from the coding sequence ATGCGTAAAGATAAGAAACAAGTGATTGGTGACGAGATCAGCGACGAGCAGATCAAGTTGTTCCTCGATTTCGAGCCGGTCGACGCCACTTCGCCGTCCCTGCACAAGCTGATCAAGGCCTATCGTGGCCTGCGCATCGACGATTTCGAGCGTTTCCTGGTCTTCTTCCTCGCCGCCGGCCTGGATCTGGACGGCAAGGATGAGCACGGCCAGACCTTCGTTGACCTGATCAAGGATCAGCGCAACGCCGCCGACTACATCGAGCTGATCAACAACGCTCGCGGTTGA
- a CDS encoding TIGR02450 family Trp-rich protein — MNRLNPRKLLLSKWTAAHPQRREKHFLVTELFCDEEGTVLDIELQAVLTRRCQRLSWQVLQNDSEWRMGWR; from the coding sequence GTGAATCGACTCAACCCCCGCAAACTGCTGCTGTCGAAGTGGACGGCAGCCCACCCGCAACGCCGCGAGAAGCATTTTCTGGTCACCGAACTTTTCTGCGATGAAGAAGGCACCGTGCTGGACATCGAACTGCAAGCGGTGCTCACCCGACGCTGCCAGCGATTGAGCTGGCAAGTCCTGCAGAACGATAGCGAGTGGCGAATGGGCTGGCGGTAA
- a CDS encoding MerR family transcriptional regulator codes for MKALDQQAEDNSAHYRRALDEGWLPIREVARQTGVNAVTLRAWERRYGLIVPLRTPKGHRLYSQEQVQEILTILTWLNRGVAVSQVKHLLDSAPSASTPAENDWQRLRQTLGLAISQLAERKVDDTFNQAMALYPPRTLCEHLLMPLLAELEQRWQGQFGSQMEQVFFYSWLRSKLGARIYHNNRQLQAPPLLLVNQSDLALEPHLWLTAWLASSADCPVEVFDWPLPGAELALAVERLQARGLLLYSSKALNPAQLPRLLNGISCKKFIAGPAVCIHPAEWSVCLSEIADLHLAQDPITACQALLERGLF; via the coding sequence ATGAAAGCACTCGATCAACAGGCCGAAGACAACAGCGCCCACTACCGGCGCGCCCTGGATGAGGGCTGGCTGCCGATTCGCGAAGTGGCGCGCCAGACCGGAGTCAACGCCGTCACCCTGCGCGCCTGGGAGCGCCGTTACGGACTGATCGTGCCCCTGCGCACGCCCAAGGGTCACCGCCTGTACTCCCAGGAACAGGTGCAGGAAATCCTCACCATCCTCACCTGGCTCAATCGCGGGGTGGCGGTCAGCCAGGTCAAGCACCTGCTGGACAGCGCCCCAAGTGCCAGCACACCGGCCGAGAATGACTGGCAGCGCCTGCGCCAGACCCTCGGTCTGGCGATCAGCCAACTGGCCGAGCGCAAGGTCGACGACACCTTCAACCAGGCCATGGCCCTGTACCCGCCGCGCACCCTGTGCGAGCACCTGCTGATGCCCTTGCTGGCAGAGCTGGAGCAGCGCTGGCAGGGACAGTTCGGCAGCCAGATGGAACAGGTGTTCTTCTACTCCTGGCTGCGCAGCAAGCTGGGGGCACGGATCTACCACAACAACAGGCAACTGCAGGCCCCACCGCTGCTGCTGGTCAACCAGTCGGACCTGGCGCTGGAGCCCCACCTGTGGCTGACCGCCTGGCTGGCCAGCAGCGCCGATTGCCCGGTGGAAGTCTTCGACTGGCCGCTACCCGGCGCGGAACTGGCCCTGGCCGTCGAGCGCCTGCAGGCCCGGGGCCTGCTGTTGTATTCAAGCAAGGCCCTCAACCCTGCGCAGCTGCCCAGGCTGCTCAACGGCATTAGCTGCAAAAAATTCATCGCCGGACCCGCGGTGTGCATCCATCCCGCAGAGTGGTCCGTATGTCTCTCTGAAATCGCCGATCTGCACCTGGCTCAGGACCCGATAACGGCCTGCCAGGCGCTGCTTGAGCGAGGACTCTTTTGA
- a CDS encoding WbuC family cupin fold metalloprotein, which produces MTGPSFLDQALFSDLAEKAAANPRGRQHHNFHAMEEPCHRMAVALQPSTYVPPHRHLSADKAETLLVLKGRLGVLIFDEAGQVMGKRVLQAGGDCVGVDLPAGVFHGLVALEADSLMFECKAGPYRPVGEGEQAAWAPREGDPGVAEYQAWMRAQFD; this is translated from the coding sequence ATGACCGGGCCAAGCTTTCTCGATCAAGCGTTGTTCAGCGACCTGGCTGAGAAGGCCGCGGCCAATCCCCGTGGGCGCCAGCATCACAACTTCCACGCCATGGAAGAGCCTTGCCATCGCATGGCGGTGGCGCTGCAACCCTCGACCTATGTTCCACCGCACCGGCACCTGAGTGCCGACAAGGCCGAGACACTGCTGGTGCTCAAGGGGCGGCTGGGCGTGCTGATTTTCGATGAGGCGGGCCAGGTAATGGGCAAGCGCGTCTTGCAGGCTGGTGGTGACTGTGTCGGGGTCGATCTGCCGGCCGGAGTCTTCCATGGCCTGGTGGCGCTTGAAGCCGACAGCCTGATGTTCGAATGCAAGGCCGGTCCTTATCGTCCGGTCGGTGAAGGCGAACAGGCCGCTTGGGCGCCCCGGGAAGGTGATCCCGGGGTCGCCGAATACCAGGCCTGGATGCGCGCTCAGTTCGACTGA